Proteins from a single region of Thermogemmatispora onikobensis:
- a CDS encoding inositol-3-phosphate synthase, whose translation MPGSKKVRVAIVGVGNCASSLVQGVYYYRNAKPEDFVPGLMHVTLGGYHISDIEFSAAFDIDQNKVGKDLAEAIYAAPNNTYRFADVPPLGVKVYRGMTHDGLGKYLSQVVTKAPGKTDDVVRILKDTGTDVLVNYLPVGSETATKWYVEQVLQAGVAFVNCIPVFIAREQYWQERFKEAGLPMIGDDIKSQVGATIVHRVLAKLFRDRGVRLERTMQLNVGGNTDFYNMLERERLESKKISKTNAVTSQLDYELPPENVHIGPSDYVAWLQDRKWAYIRLEGRTFGDVPLNLELKLEVWDSPNSAGVVIDAVRLAKLALDRGLSGTLLGPSAYLMKSPPVQYPDDVARAMTEAFIRGEEPEAAPARTEAVEPSNGYKVEAPSE comes from the coding sequence ATGCCAGGATCGAAGAAAGTACGTGTAGCCATTGTTGGCGTTGGCAACTGTGCCAGCTCGCTTGTGCAAGGTGTCTACTATTATCGCAACGCCAAGCCAGAGGACTTTGTCCCGGGGCTCATGCATGTCACCCTGGGGGGCTATCATATCAGCGACATCGAATTCTCGGCAGCTTTCGATATTGACCAGAACAAAGTTGGCAAGGATCTGGCCGAGGCCATCTACGCGGCTCCCAACAACACCTACCGTTTTGCCGACGTCCCGCCGCTGGGAGTCAAAGTCTATCGTGGCATGACCCACGACGGGCTAGGCAAATACCTCTCGCAAGTTGTCACCAAGGCGCCGGGCAAGACCGACGACGTTGTCCGCATCCTCAAAGACACCGGAACCGACGTCCTTGTCAACTATCTGCCGGTTGGCTCGGAGACGGCCACCAAGTGGTACGTTGAGCAGGTGCTGCAAGCTGGTGTCGCCTTCGTCAACTGCATTCCGGTCTTCATCGCGCGCGAGCAGTACTGGCAAGAGCGTTTTAAAGAGGCTGGACTGCCGATGATTGGTGACGACATCAAGAGCCAGGTGGGGGCCACGATTGTCCACCGTGTGCTGGCCAAGCTCTTCCGCGATCGCGGCGTGCGGCTAGAGCGCACCATGCAGCTCAACGTTGGTGGCAACACCGACTTTTACAACATGCTCGAGCGCGAGCGGCTGGAGTCCAAAAAGATCAGCAAGACCAACGCTGTCACCAGCCAGCTTGACTACGAGCTGCCGCCGGAGAACGTCCACATTGGGCCGTCGGACTACGTGGCCTGGCTGCAAGATCGCAAGTGGGCCTACATCCGTCTGGAGGGGCGCACCTTTGGTGATGTGCCGCTCAACCTGGAGCTGAAGCTAGAGGTCTGGGACTCGCCCAACTCTGCCGGCGTCGTCATCGACGCGGTGCGCCTGGCCAAGCTGGCGCTGGACCGTGGCCTCAGCGGCACCCTGCTCGGACCGAGCGCCTACCTCATGAAGTCGCCGCCAGTGCAGTACCCTGATGACGTCGCGCGTGCCATGACCGAGGCTTTTATCCGTGGCGAGGAGCCGGAAGCCGCCCCTGCTCGGACGGAGGCCGTGGAGCCGAGCAACGGCTACAAGGTTGAGGCCCCCAGCGAATAG